Proteins co-encoded in one Ralstonia sp. RRA genomic window:
- a CDS encoding LamG-like jellyroll fold domain-containing protein: protein MSNKQVSEAALSESVCQTDGVENVSRRHFVTGLGALLLGGCGGEGDDAAAAGVTPATSAGGSQVPGTPIGKTPVAPPDGSVQIQRFTHPGLLHTEEDFARMRTKVEAHASPWIDSWNVLVANGHTRLTNKPNPQAAIYRGNDPTHGQNYGALYHDIAAAYGDALRWKVSGDKQYADKAVEYLDQWASTLTTLGGSDVALAAGIYGYEFANAAEIMRSYSGWSASGLAAFQSMMRKVFYPVSHAFLTRIDTAMDTHYWANWGLANIACVLAIGVLCDDAELVNEAITHFKTGGSNGCIRQAVYYLHPGNLGQWQEAGRDQGHSVLGIALTGAICEMAWNQGIDLYGYDNNRFLAGAEYVAKANLTQADGTFYAVPFVTYQNSAGVIQTQFSTGAQGGALGRPCWALVANHYINRKGLAAPHTKRAADLVAPEGGGGNYGPNSGGFDQLGYGTLTCTLDPGTPAPAPSGLAGYASAGKVVLSWWGTNNAASYNVKRATIAGGPYTTIHSGITDLLTHTDTPPAAGTYFYVVTAQTIAGESVVSNEVKVVTAVQMLAHLTFDEGTGTTAADSSGNGRNGTLNGAAWGTGRSSNAVSLNGSGAYVALPNDLLVDVSDFTIAAWVFWNGSQTWARLFDFGTGFHRYMMFTPRAQLRSGWAGMRFAITANGPGDGPPEQIIDAPTELPSKRWVHVAVTLSGSTGTIYVDGTPVSTNTAMFQAPFRLGSTAQNWLGRSQYGPDGTFNGLIDDFRIYRGALSTAQIASLMTS, encoded by the coding sequence ATGAGCAACAAGCAGGTATCGGAGGCCGCGCTATCGGAAAGCGTGTGTCAAACAGATGGCGTTGAAAATGTCTCACGCCGCCACTTCGTCACGGGGCTGGGGGCCTTGCTGCTGGGCGGATGTGGAGGTGAGGGCGATGATGCTGCCGCTGCGGGTGTTACGCCGGCAACGTCGGCAGGGGGCAGTCAAGTGCCCGGCACGCCGATTGGCAAGACGCCAGTCGCGCCGCCTGACGGCTCCGTGCAGATTCAGCGTTTCACGCATCCAGGTCTGCTGCATACCGAAGAGGATTTCGCACGCATGCGCACCAAGGTGGAGGCCCACGCGTCCCCCTGGATCGATAGCTGGAATGTGCTCGTCGCAAACGGCCACACTCGCCTGACGAACAAGCCGAATCCACAAGCCGCCATCTACCGGGGCAATGACCCAACGCATGGGCAGAACTACGGTGCCCTTTACCACGACATTGCGGCCGCCTATGGCGATGCGTTGCGCTGGAAGGTGTCGGGCGACAAGCAATACGCCGATAAGGCGGTCGAGTATCTGGATCAATGGGCGTCTACGCTGACCACCCTTGGCGGCAGTGACGTAGCGCTGGCCGCCGGCATCTACGGCTACGAGTTCGCCAACGCGGCCGAGATCATGCGCAGCTACAGTGGTTGGAGTGCCAGCGGCCTGGCGGCATTCCAGTCGATGATGCGCAAGGTCTTCTACCCAGTCAGCCATGCTTTCCTGACCCGTATCGACACGGCCATGGACACGCACTACTGGGCCAACTGGGGCCTGGCCAACATCGCGTGCGTCCTGGCCATCGGCGTGCTGTGTGACGATGCCGAACTCGTCAACGAAGCCATCACGCATTTCAAGACCGGTGGCAGCAACGGGTGTATCCGGCAGGCCGTGTACTACCTGCACCCCGGCAACCTCGGACAATGGCAGGAAGCCGGTCGCGATCAGGGCCACAGCGTGCTCGGCATTGCATTGACGGGCGCCATTTGCGAGATGGCCTGGAATCAAGGCATCGACCTGTACGGCTATGACAACAACCGTTTTCTGGCGGGCGCGGAATACGTCGCCAAAGCCAACCTGACGCAGGCGGACGGCACGTTCTACGCGGTGCCCTTTGTTACGTACCAGAACAGCGCAGGTGTTATCCAGACGCAGTTCTCGACCGGCGCGCAAGGCGGTGCCCTGGGCCGCCCCTGCTGGGCCTTGGTGGCCAACCACTACATCAACCGCAAGGGCCTCGCGGCGCCTCACACGAAGCGCGCAGCCGACCTAGTGGCGCCGGAGGGCGGTGGCGGCAACTACGGCCCCAACAGCGGCGGCTTCGATCAGCTTGGCTACGGCACGCTCACCTGCACGCTGGATCCAGGAACACCCGCTCCGGCCCCGAGCGGTCTCGCAGGCTATGCCAGCGCCGGTAAGGTCGTGTTGTCGTGGTGGGGCACCAACAACGCCGCTAGCTACAACGTCAAGCGCGCCACGATAGCCGGCGGCCCCTACACCACCATCCACAGCGGTATCACCGATCTGCTGACCCATACCGATACGCCACCGGCTGCAGGCACGTATTTTTATGTCGTGACAGCGCAAACGATTGCTGGTGAATCAGTGGTCTCCAACGAAGTGAAGGTCGTCACCGCAGTGCAGATGCTCGCGCATCTCACCTTCGACGAGGGCACCGGCACCACTGCGGCCGATAGCTCCGGCAACGGGCGCAACGGCACGCTCAATGGTGCGGCATGGGGTACCGGACGCAGCAGCAACGCAGTCTCGCTCAACGGCTCGGGCGCGTACGTGGCCCTGCCCAACGATCTGCTGGTCGATGTGTCGGACTTCACCATCGCCGCCTGGGTGTTCTGGAACGGATCGCAAACATGGGCACGCCTGTTCGACTTCGGAACGGGCTTTCACCGCTACATGATGTTCACGCCGCGCGCGCAGTTGCGCAGCGGCTGGGCCGGCATGCGCTTCGCCATCACGGCCAATGGCCCCGGCGACGGCCCGCCCGAACAGATCATCGACGCCCCCACCGAGCTGCCGAGCAAGCGATGGGTGCATGTGGCCGTCACGCTGTCCGGCTCGACCGGCACGATCTATGTGGACGGCACGCCCGTTAGCACCAACACGGCCATGTTCCAGGCGCCGTTCCGCCTTGGCAGTACCGCGCAGAACTGGCTCGGCAGATCGCAGTATGGCCCCGACGGAACCTTCAACGGCCTCATCGACGATTTCCGTATCTATCGCGGTGCGCTCAGCACGGCCCAGATTGCGTCGCTCATGACGAGTTGA
- the tcuA gene encoding FAD-dependent tricarballylate dehydrogenase TcuA, whose amino-acid sequence MVDVLVIGGGNAALCAALMAREAGASVLMLESAPQAWRGGNSQHTRNLRCMHDAPQDVLVEAYPEEEYWQDLLKVTGGQTNEHLARLTIRASSSCRPWMQKHGVRFQPPLSGALHVARTNAFFMGGGKALVNAYYRSAEALGVRIRYETPVDSIELDGDRFVAARSGTQRFEARACVLAAGGFESNREWLREAWGQNERGEWPADNFLIRGTRFNRGVLLKFMIDAGADAIGDPSQSHCVAIDARAPLYDGGICTRIDCVSLGVVVNRNAQRFYDEGEDFWPKRYAIWGRLVAQQPGQIGYSIIDSKAIGRFMPPVFPGEKAATLAELARKLDLPEAQFMETLRRYNEACRVGSFDHTALDDCHTEGVAPPKTHWAQPIDVPPFYGYALRPGITFTYLGLKTDDQARVHFGGAPSDNLFVAGEMMAGNVLGKGYTAGVGMSIGTAFGRIAGTQAARYALQTSGVERAQA is encoded by the coding sequence ATGGTTGACGTACTGGTCATAGGAGGCGGAAACGCGGCGCTGTGCGCGGCGCTGATGGCGCGGGAGGCCGGCGCATCGGTACTGATGCTCGAATCCGCGCCGCAGGCATGGCGTGGCGGCAATTCACAGCACACGCGCAATCTGCGTTGCATGCACGACGCGCCGCAAGACGTGCTCGTCGAGGCATATCCCGAAGAGGAATACTGGCAGGACCTGCTGAAAGTCACGGGAGGGCAGACCAATGAGCACCTTGCCCGCCTGACGATTCGCGCGTCGTCGAGCTGCCGCCCGTGGATGCAGAAGCACGGCGTGCGCTTCCAGCCGCCACTGTCGGGCGCGTTGCATGTTGCCCGCACCAACGCGTTCTTCATGGGCGGTGGCAAGGCGCTGGTCAACGCCTACTACCGCAGCGCAGAAGCCCTTGGGGTGCGCATTCGCTATGAAACCCCCGTGGACTCCATCGAACTGGATGGCGATCGGTTCGTTGCAGCGCGCAGCGGCACGCAGCGATTCGAGGCGCGTGCATGCGTACTGGCCGCTGGTGGTTTCGAATCGAATCGCGAATGGCTGCGCGAGGCATGGGGTCAGAACGAGCGTGGCGAATGGCCTGCCGACAATTTCCTGATCCGGGGCACGCGCTTCAATCGCGGCGTGCTGCTCAAATTCATGATCGATGCGGGCGCAGACGCCATCGGCGATCCATCGCAATCCCATTGCGTCGCCATCGATGCCAGGGCCCCGCTGTATGACGGCGGCATCTGCACACGCATCGATTGCGTCTCGCTAGGCGTCGTCGTCAACCGGAACGCCCAGCGCTTCTACGACGAAGGCGAGGATTTCTGGCCGAAGCGCTACGCCATCTGGGGCCGGCTCGTGGCGCAACAGCCGGGGCAGATCGGCTACTCGATCATCGATTCGAAAGCGATCGGCCGCTTCATGCCGCCGGTCTTTCCCGGAGAAAAGGCGGCGACGCTGGCCGAACTGGCGCGCAAGCTCGATCTTCCCGAGGCGCAGTTCATGGAGACGCTGCGCCGCTACAACGAAGCGTGCCGCGTTGGCAGCTTCGATCACACAGCGCTCGATGATTGCCATACCGAGGGCGTTGCGCCACCCAAGACGCACTGGGCGCAGCCGATTGATGTGCCACCGTTCTACGGCTATGCCCTGCGGCCGGGCATCACGTTCACCTATCTGGGCCTGAAGACCGATGATCAGGCGCGGGTCCACTTCGGGGGCGCGCCGAGCGACAACCTCTTCGTCGCTGGCGAAATGATGGCGGGCAACGTGCTTGGAAAAGGCTATACGGCAGGGGTCGGCATGTCGATCGGCACTGCCTTCGGACGCATCGCCGGCACCCAGGCCGCGCGCTACGCGTTGCAAACTTCCGGAGTTGAACGTGCACAAGCCTGA
- a CDS encoding dockerin, with the protein MTVFSQRWIAVAATACVLFGCGGGSDSGQGSSTAGTGTQGGAVGGATGATNGSQTGGTSGGNTSGGTPSINPQGTSWTSVKWGGGGYVTGLIYHPTNASLLYARTDVGGAYRWNADNSTWTPITDGIGFGAGEGDFHGIESLALDPNNDQLVYMMAGITVTQGHNGRIYISGDRGNTWTHYDVPFPVGGNDNGRGTGERLQVDPNNPSTLFFGSRTAGLWKSTDSGRTWAQVTGLSSTTISGGNSPIGVEQVIFDTSGKGSGQPTWILWATIAPDYANAAGLTSTLYKSTNGGASWAPVAVPSTVSGYYIPHVVRTSDGNFYVVFNAGVGQGIGGPSYLYKFGGSNNSTWTQLKSSTSNGFGGLSVSGLGASARIALGMTGWSDTSKIVQLSDDGGNTWREIEAGMPHTGTASGGCAGWVEGVTIDPANRDHVMHVHGGGICETMNASSATPTWGPKVDNLEETATLFAATPPAGAQYTLINAAGDIGAWVITDLATRPTRTPMPRWSSGNAADMAWADPSYIAVTGVDNANGAVVKGFWSGDSGNSWSLFSSMPTGGSTSSSQVQSLAVTSRNNLVWAPQDSVPSYTTNNGASWTQTNLPAFTATWNGFFRAYRLAVDRKNPNKVYAFDSGGANWSGQRGKVYVSTDAGHTFTLSQGSVNASLAWNAWGDTSMAVNPNAEGDIWVADGNAVYHSLDSGATWTKLTAFATANGKLGATNITLGKAQTGSPYSAAVYVEGTINGQWGIFRSDDGGAAWSRFNDDAHQFGGNAVMAGDWNTYGRIYVNGAARGLIYSN; encoded by the coding sequence ATGACCGTGTTTTCTCAACGATGGATTGCCGTCGCGGCGACGGCTTGTGTGCTCTTCGGCTGCGGAGGCGGATCGGATAGCGGCCAGGGCAGCAGCACGGCAGGCACAGGGACGCAAGGCGGCGCTGTTGGCGGTGCCACAGGCGCGACCAATGGCAGCCAGACCGGCGGAACCAGCGGCGGCAACACCAGCGGCGGCACGCCCAGCATCAACCCGCAGGGGACCAGCTGGACCAGCGTCAAGTGGGGCGGGGGCGGCTATGTCACCGGCCTGATCTACCACCCGACCAACGCGAGCCTGCTGTACGCGCGCACCGACGTCGGTGGCGCCTACCGCTGGAACGCGGACAACTCGACGTGGACGCCTATCACCGACGGCATCGGTTTCGGCGCAGGTGAGGGCGACTTCCACGGCATCGAAAGCCTCGCGCTCGACCCGAACAACGATCAACTCGTCTACATGATGGCCGGCATTACCGTGACGCAGGGTCACAATGGCCGCATCTATATCTCCGGCGACCGGGGCAATACCTGGACGCACTATGACGTGCCATTCCCGGTGGGCGGTAACGACAACGGCCGGGGCACGGGTGAGCGCCTGCAAGTCGACCCCAACAATCCCTCGACGCTGTTCTTCGGCTCGCGCACGGCGGGCCTATGGAAGAGTACCGATTCGGGCCGCACGTGGGCCCAGGTCACGGGACTGTCTTCCACCACGATCAGCGGCGGCAACTCGCCGATCGGCGTCGAGCAGGTCATCTTCGATACGTCGGGCAAGGGTAGCGGCCAGCCGACCTGGATCCTGTGGGCCACCATCGCCCCGGACTACGCCAATGCGGCAGGCCTGACGTCGACCCTGTACAAGTCCACCAACGGCGGAGCCTCGTGGGCGCCGGTGGCGGTTCCGTCCACGGTGTCCGGTTACTACATCCCGCACGTCGTGCGCACGTCCGACGGCAATTTCTACGTGGTGTTCAACGCGGGTGTCGGTCAGGGCATCGGCGGCCCGAGCTATCTCTACAAGTTCGGGGGCAGTAACAACAGCACCTGGACGCAGCTCAAGAGCTCCACCAGCAACGGCTTTGGCGGCCTGTCCGTCTCGGGTCTTGGCGCAAGCGCCCGCATCGCCCTGGGCATGACCGGTTGGAGCGACACCAGCAAGATCGTCCAGCTATCGGACGACGGCGGCAATACGTGGCGCGAAATCGAGGCCGGCATGCCGCATACGGGCACTGCCTCGGGTGGCTGCGCCGGCTGGGTCGAGGGCGTCACGATCGACCCCGCCAACCGCGACCACGTCATGCATGTCCACGGCGGCGGCATCTGTGAAACCATGAACGCCTCGTCGGCCACGCCAACCTGGGGCCCAAAGGTCGACAACCTGGAAGAGACCGCCACGCTGTTCGCCGCCACACCTCCGGCCGGCGCGCAGTACACGCTGATCAACGCCGCCGGCGACATCGGCGCGTGGGTGATCACGGACCTGGCGACGCGGCCGACGAGAACGCCGATGCCCCGATGGAGCAGCGGCAATGCGGCCGACATGGCGTGGGCCGATCCGTCCTACATTGCCGTCACTGGCGTCGACAATGCCAACGGTGCCGTCGTCAAGGGCTTTTGGTCTGGTGACTCCGGCAATAGCTGGTCGCTGTTCTCGTCGATGCCGACCGGCGGCTCGACCAGCTCAAGCCAGGTGCAAAGCCTGGCAGTCACGTCTCGCAACAACCTGGTCTGGGCGCCGCAAGACTCGGTGCCGTCATACACCACGAACAATGGTGCGAGCTGGACGCAAACCAACCTGCCGGCGTTCACCGCCACCTGGAATGGCTTCTTCCGTGCTTATCGCCTGGCCGTGGACCGCAAGAACCCGAACAAGGTCTATGCCTTCGATTCGGGCGGCGCAAACTGGAGCGGGCAGCGCGGCAAAGTCTACGTGTCGACCGACGCTGGCCACACGTTCACGCTGAGCCAAGGCTCGGTGAACGCGAGCCTGGCCTGGAATGCCTGGGGCGATACGTCGATGGCGGTGAACCCGAACGCCGAGGGGGACATCTGGGTGGCCGATGGCAACGCCGTGTACCACTCGCTGGACTCGGGCGCGACCTGGACCAAGCTCACTGCCTTTGCAACCGCCAACGGCAAGCTGGGCGCCACCAATATCACGCTGGGCAAGGCGCAAACCGGCTCGCCGTACTCGGCCGCAGTCTACGTGGAAGGCACGATCAACGGCCAGTGGGGCATCTTCCGCTCCGACGATGGCGGTGCAGCGTGGTCGCGCTTCAACGATGACGCGCACCAGTTCGGCGGCAACGCTGTGATGGCGGGCGACTGGAACACGTACGGCCGCATTTACGTCAATGGTGCGGCTCGCGGTCTGATCTATAGCAATTGA
- a CDS encoding MFS transporter, producing MHPPSSLSTGQSKAAAVFRVTAGNFLEQFDFFLFGFYATQIANVFFPTESEFASLMMTFAVFGAGFLMRPLGAVVLGAYIDDVGRRKGLIVTLSIMASGTVLIAFVPGYATIGLLAPALVLLGRLLQGFSAGAELGGVSVYLAEMATPGRKGLFTSWQSASQQVAIVVAAGLGFALNQWLSAPAIAAWGWRVPFFVGCMIVPFIFVLRRNLEETQEFKARKHRPSMKDVFSTLVQNWGVVIAGMMLVAMTTTSFYLITVYAPTFGKTVLHLSTADSLLVTLCVGVSNFVWLPIGGALSDRIGRRPLLVSMTVLTIATAYPALSLLAHAPSFQNMLLVLLWLSFMYGIYNGAMVVALTEVMPVQVRVAGFSLAYSLATAVFGGFTPAISTAAIHMTGDKAAPGYWMSFAAVCALLATFALYRRRPVTLAPAH from the coding sequence ATGCACCCCCCGTCCAGCCTTTCGACCGGGCAATCCAAGGCCGCTGCGGTCTTCCGCGTCACCGCCGGGAATTTCCTGGAGCAGTTCGACTTCTTCCTGTTCGGCTTCTACGCCACGCAGATCGCCAACGTCTTCTTTCCCACCGAGAGCGAGTTCGCCTCGCTGATGATGACGTTCGCTGTTTTTGGCGCCGGCTTCCTCATGCGGCCGCTGGGCGCGGTTGTGCTGGGTGCGTACATTGACGACGTCGGCCGTCGCAAAGGCCTCATCGTCACGCTGTCCATCATGGCAAGCGGGACCGTGCTGATCGCGTTTGTTCCCGGCTACGCCACGATCGGTCTTCTGGCGCCGGCGCTCGTGTTGCTCGGGCGTCTCCTGCAGGGCTTCTCGGCAGGTGCCGAGCTGGGCGGTGTGTCGGTCTATCTGGCCGAGATGGCTACGCCGGGCCGAAAGGGCTTGTTCACGAGCTGGCAGTCCGCCAGCCAGCAGGTCGCAATCGTCGTGGCGGCGGGCCTGGGGTTCGCGCTCAACCAATGGCTGAGCGCACCGGCCATTGCCGCATGGGGATGGCGCGTGCCGTTCTTCGTCGGTTGCATGATCGTGCCGTTCATTTTCGTGCTGCGCCGCAATCTTGAGGAAACGCAGGAGTTCAAGGCGCGCAAGCATCGCCCGAGCATGAAGGACGTATTCAGCACGCTGGTGCAAAACTGGGGCGTTGTCATCGCCGGCATGATGCTGGTGGCGATGACGACCACGAGCTTCTACCTCATCACCGTCTATGCGCCGACCTTCGGCAAGACGGTCCTGCACCTGAGCACGGCCGACAGCCTGCTCGTCACGCTGTGTGTAGGGGTGTCGAACTTCGTGTGGCTGCCGATCGGCGGTGCGCTCTCCGACAGGATCGGCCGCCGGCCGCTGCTGGTCAGCATGACGGTGCTCACCATCGCCACCGCATATCCGGCGCTTTCGCTGCTCGCTCACGCGCCGAGCTTCCAGAACATGCTGCTCGTGCTGCTGTGGCTTTCGTTCATGTACGGCATCTACAACGGCGCCATGGTCGTTGCGCTCACGGAAGTCATGCCCGTGCAGGTGCGCGTTGCCGGTTTCTCGCTGGCCTATAGCCTTGCGACGGCGGTGTTTGGCGGCTTTACCCCCGCCATCTCGACGGCGGCCATCCATATGACCGGCGACAAGGCGGCGCCAGGCTACTGGATGAGCTTCGCCGCCGTGTGCGCGCTCTTGGCTACGTTTGCGCTCTATCGTCGCCGACCCGTGACGCTGGCCCCGGCGCATTGA
- a CDS encoding substrate-binding domain-containing protein: MKTLLLKLCAAALVVTSAMAANVQAAELHVMSSGGFTAAYKLLGPKFASQSGNSLDTALGPSMGKSPEAIPNRLARGEPADAVIMVGYALDDLIKQGKVIPDSRVELADSRIGMVVREGAAKPDISSVEGLKQVLLHAKSIAYSDSASGVYIERELFKKLGIEEQVKSKAKMIPRIPVASVVATGDYEIGFQQVSELLPVPGATFVGKIPESLQSVTRFAAGIPVGAQHPKEAKALLDYLASPEVQADVKSTGLDSVPAH; the protein is encoded by the coding sequence ATGAAGACTCTGCTTCTGAAACTCTGCGCAGCCGCGCTCGTCGTCACCTCGGCAATGGCCGCCAACGTCCAGGCTGCCGAACTGCACGTCATGAGCTCCGGTGGCTTTACCGCCGCCTACAAGCTTCTCGGGCCGAAGTTCGCCTCGCAGAGCGGCAACTCGCTCGACACGGCGCTCGGACCCTCGATGGGCAAGTCGCCCGAAGCCATTCCGAACCGGCTTGCGCGCGGCGAGCCGGCCGACGCCGTCATCATGGTCGGCTACGCACTGGACGATCTGATCAAGCAAGGCAAGGTCATCCCGGATTCGCGCGTTGAACTTGCCGACTCGCGGATCGGCATGGTCGTGCGTGAAGGCGCAGCGAAACCTGACATCAGCTCGGTAGAGGGCCTCAAGCAAGTGCTGCTGCACGCGAAGTCGATCGCCTACTCGGACAGCGCAAGCGGCGTCTATATCGAGCGCGAGTTGTTCAAGAAGCTCGGCATCGAAGAGCAGGTCAAGTCGAAGGCTAAGATGATTCCGCGCATTCCGGTGGCGTCGGTGGTGGCCACCGGCGACTACGAAATCGGCTTCCAGCAAGTGAGCGAGCTGCTGCCGGTACCGGGAGCCACCTTTGTCGGCAAGATTCCCGAGTCGCTGCAGTCTGTGACGCGCTTCGCTGCGGGCATTCCCGTCGGCGCGCAGCATCCGAAGGAAGCCAAGGCGCTACTCGATTACCTTGCTTCGCCCGAGGTGCAAGCCGACGTGAAATCGACCGGGCTTGATTCTGTGCCAGCACATTGA
- a CDS encoding LysR family transcriptional regulator, which translates to MGINFDLTDLQAFRAVVELGNFRKAAEAISISQPALSRRIDKLEGALGVPLFERTTRSVTLTTVGRVFARSAEQLLDDLDVALLGIRDISSSRLGHVTIACVPSVAYYFLPNLIANYHRRFPRIRVKLLDASANEVLGAVISGEADFGVSFMGSQEPEIEFKLLLQERFVAACRRDHPLARKKRVTWSELYEHDYVSVDKTSGNRLLLDQALSAVAPRAPSVCETRHVTTMLGLVEAGLGVAAVPSMAMPGHDHPILTSVPLVEPLVKRRVGIVKRRGRPLTPAAEEFHRMIIEAKRTGATKSDA; encoded by the coding sequence GTGGGTATCAACTTTGATTTGACGGACTTGCAGGCGTTTCGCGCGGTAGTGGAGCTGGGAAACTTCCGAAAGGCCGCCGAGGCGATCAGCATTTCCCAACCTGCATTGAGTCGCCGAATTGACAAACTCGAGGGTGCACTAGGCGTGCCTCTGTTCGAGCGCACCACGCGCAGCGTCACGCTCACCACCGTCGGCCGCGTGTTTGCACGCAGCGCTGAACAACTGCTCGACGATCTCGACGTCGCGCTGCTCGGCATCCGCGATATTTCATCAAGCCGGCTGGGCCACGTGACCATCGCGTGCGTGCCGTCGGTGGCCTACTACTTTCTGCCGAACCTCATTGCGAACTATCACCGCCGCTTTCCGCGCATCCGGGTCAAGCTGCTGGATGCAAGCGCGAACGAGGTGCTTGGTGCCGTCATCAGCGGCGAGGCCGACTTCGGCGTGAGCTTTATGGGCAGCCAGGAGCCTGAGATCGAGTTCAAGCTGCTGCTGCAGGAGCGGTTTGTTGCTGCCTGCCGGCGCGATCACCCCCTCGCCCGAAAGAAGCGCGTGACTTGGAGCGAGCTTTACGAGCACGACTACGTGTCGGTGGATAAGACGTCGGGCAACCGCCTGCTGCTCGACCAGGCATTGTCGGCCGTGGCACCGCGCGCGCCAAGCGTCTGCGAAACGCGGCACGTCACGACCATGCTGGGGTTGGTTGAAGCGGGGCTTGGTGTCGCCGCGGTGCCATCGATGGCCATGCCGGGGCACGATCACCCCATTCTCACGAGCGTACCACTTGTCGAACCCCTCGTGAAACGACGCGTGGGAATCGTCAAGCGGCGCGGGCGACCGCTAACACCCGCTGCCGAAGAGTTTCACCGGATGATCATTGAAGCGAAGCGTACCGGCGCCACAAAAAGCGATGCATGA
- a CDS encoding Dps family protein — translation MAKKNSGATAAAQINIGIADKDRKKIAEGLSRLLADTYSLYLKTHYFHWNVTGPMFNTLHLMFETQYNELWNAVDPVAERIRALGYPAPGSYSEFAKLSSIPESKGIPEAMDMVRELVAGHEAVTRTARSLFPDVDKAADEPTADLLTQRMDIHEKTAWMLRSLLA, via the coding sequence ATGGCAAAGAAGAACAGCGGCGCGACTGCCGCAGCCCAGATCAACATCGGTATTGCTGACAAGGACCGCAAGAAGATCGCCGAAGGCCTGTCGCGCCTGCTGGCCGATACGTACTCGCTCTACCTGAAGACGCACTACTTCCACTGGAACGTCACCGGCCCGATGTTCAACACGCTGCATCTGATGTTCGAGACGCAGTACAACGAACTGTGGAACGCCGTTGACCCTGTGGCTGAGCGCATCCGCGCGCTGGGTTATCCGGCGCCGGGTTCGTACTCCGAATTTGCCAAGCTGTCGTCGATTCCGGAATCGAAGGGCATTCCCGAGGCGATGGACATGGTGCGCGAGCTGGTCGCCGGCCACGAAGCCGTGACGCGCACCGCCCGCAGCCTGTTCCCGGACGTCGACAAGGCCGCTGACGAGCCGACCGCCGATCTGCTCACGCAACGCATGGACATCCACGAAAAGACCGCCTGGATGCTGCGCTCGCTGCTGGCCTAA
- a CDS encoding LysR family transcriptional regulator yields the protein MELRQLRYFLAVVEHGSMGKAALELGVVTSALSQQISRLESELATRLLQRTSSGVIPTDAGLAFWRQAQLALRHVDDAAQAARAARLSGHVSIGMAPSTASVLGVAFMQSMRERYPDVRLRIVESLSGYLESMLSARQIDLAVLFREQPSQRWSVLPLLDERLFVIGTNDLRGMPAGKTVRLGELGKLDLILPSGPHGLRSLLAEAFKRAKYEPRIVAEVDGLALLMDFVRSGMGATIQPGAALARAENATLASVPLAETYAARPNLITSVSDEELSPAGLAARVVLADVARQLVREGRWPGARLRGEASASSRNLKTR from the coding sequence ATGGAACTCAGACAGCTTCGATACTTCCTGGCCGTCGTCGAGCACGGAAGCATGGGCAAAGCGGCTCTGGAACTGGGCGTAGTGACGTCAGCGCTCAGCCAGCAGATCAGCCGCCTCGAAAGCGAGCTGGCAACGCGCCTGCTGCAACGCACGTCCAGTGGGGTGATACCGACGGACGCCGGGCTCGCTTTCTGGCGACAGGCGCAACTTGCATTGCGTCACGTCGACGACGCCGCACAGGCAGCGCGCGCCGCCCGACTTTCGGGCCACGTGAGCATCGGCATGGCGCCCAGCACCGCGAGCGTACTGGGCGTTGCGTTCATGCAGTCGATGCGCGAGCGCTATCCCGATGTTCGGTTGCGTATCGTCGAAAGCCTGTCCGGCTATCTGGAGTCGATGCTGAGCGCCCGGCAGATCGACCTCGCCGTGCTCTTCCGCGAACAGCCATCGCAGCGATGGAGCGTGCTGCCGCTGCTCGATGAGCGACTCTTCGTCATCGGCACAAACGATCTGCGCGGCATGCCCGCCGGAAAGACTGTCCGGCTCGGGGAGCTTGGCAAGCTGGACCTGATCCTGCCCAGCGGCCCGCACGGCTTGCGATCGCTGCTCGCTGAGGCGTTCAAGCGTGCGAAGTACGAACCGCGCATCGTCGCTGAAGTCGATGGACTGGCGCTGCTGATGGATTTCGTGCGCAGCGGCATGGGCGCAACGATCCAGCCTGGCGCAGCACTGGCCCGCGCTGAAAACGCGACCTTGGCCAGCGTGCCCCTGGCCGAAACCTATGCAGCGCGGCCGAACCTGATCACGAGCGTGTCCGACGAGGAGCTATCGCCCGCAGGGCTTGCGGCGCGCGTGGTGCTGGCGGATGTGGCGCGGCAGCTTGTTCGCGAAGGACGCTGGCCCGGTGCACGCCTGCGTGGCGAAGCCTCTGCCTCTTCACGAAACCTGAAGACCCGTTGA